AAGGAAATCCACGCCGCGGGATTGGTCTGATCCAATGCCGGCCACGCCCTCGGTGCCCGCCGCCCGGAAGTGCGTGAATAGGCCGGCCACGTGCGGCCTTGCCGAAAAAGAGTGAACCGCCCGACCGGGCGGCGAGAGTTACTGGCGGGTAGTCAGAGTGCGGCAAAACCCGGCCAGATCATGGCAGTTGGCCAACCGGCGGCCACACTAGCGGGGGAGCGCTCCCCCGTCAATGCGCCAAACAAACCCGGTAGTGCCATCACAACTTGAACCCAGCATGCCGTGAAATGCCATGAAAGTTACAGGACTTGACATCAGGCAATTCAGAGTTGAAAGTTCGGCGTGGGAATTCTGTCAGCTCCTTTGGTCATGTACCTGAAAGAGGTTCTGGTTCTCCATGAAGGCTGCTGCCACAACTTCACCCGGAGGCTTAGCCGCCCTCCCGCCCGACCCCTCCTGGGTCGACGAGGTCCTTCTCCGCGGGGCCGGATCCGAGCCCTGCCTGACGTTCGACGAACCGGTCAGCAGGGACGAACTGCGCCAGCTCGTCAGCGTCAGGCAGGCCGTGCTCGCCGCGGCCGGCCTGCGTCGGGGCGGCTCGGTCGCCCTCTGCCTGGCCCCCTCGCTCGCCCTGGTCGCCAACCTGCTGGCGAGCTGGCGGATCGGGGCCCAGGCCGCACTGCTCGACCACCGGCTCACCCCTTACGAGACCGACCGGGCACTCGCCCGGTTGGACCCCCAGGTGGTGGTGACCGCCGAGCGGCCGGCCGGCGGCGGACCGGCCGGTGGCTTCTACCATCAACAGGACGTCGTCACCGCCCGCCCGGGCAGGCCGGCGCGGACCTCGCACGCGGTCGTCCAGCTCAGTTCGGGCTCGACCGGGCCGGCGAAGATCATCGGTCGCACCGCGGCCGATCTGATCGACGAACTCGGCCGGTACGCCCGGATCGAGGGGGTACCCAGGGCCGGCGAGCGGATCGTCTCGACGGCCTCGATGGTGCACGTACTGGGACTCGTCGGCGGCCTGCTGCACAGCCTGCACGCCGGCGTACGGCTCGCGGTCCCGCGCCGGCTCACGGCGGAGGGGATCCTCGCCACCGTCGCGGCCGGCCCCGAGCCGACCACCCTGCTGGGCGTGCCGTTCCACATCGAACTGCTCGGCTGGGTGGCGCAGCCACCGCGACTGCCCCAGCTCACCGGCATGACCACGGGCGGGGAGCTGGTCCGGGCCCAGGTGCACGAGGCCTTCGTCGACCGCTACGGTGTGCGCCTCGGCAGCATGTACGGGATGACCGAGGTCGGCGTCATCGCCACCGACCTGTTCGGTGAGCACCGGCCCGAAGTGACCCCCGCCCCCGGCCTCACCCTGCGGGCCGTCGACGGCGAACTGCTGATCGCGAGGGAGGCGTCGCCCTACCTCGACCACGGGAATCCGGGCGGAGGCGGCCCCACCCGCTGGGCCGACGGCTGGCTGCACAC
The sequence above is a segment of the Kitasatospora sp. NBC_00240 genome. Coding sequences within it:
- a CDS encoding class I adenylate-forming enzyme family protein, with protein sequence MKAAATTSPGGLAALPPDPSWVDEVLLRGAGSEPCLTFDEPVSRDELRQLVSVRQAVLAAAGLRRGGSVALCLAPSLALVANLLASWRIGAQAALLDHRLTPYETDRALARLDPQVVVTAERPAGGGPAGGFYHQQDVVTARPGRPARTSHAVVQLSSGSTGPAKIIGRTAADLIDELGRYARIEGVPRAGERIVSTASMVHVLGLVGGLLHSLHAGVRLAVPRRLTAEGILATVAAGPEPTTLLGVPFHIELLGWVAQPPRLPQLTGMTTGGELVRAQVHEAFVDRYGVRLGSMYGMTEVGVIATDLFGEHRPEVTPAPGLTLRAVDGELLIAREASPYLDHGNPGGGGPTRWADGWLHTKDGGAVDPGTGRVRVLGRLDSQVSVGGLKVDLTEVEHTLAALPEVSAAVVVLGASIEAYVVLRPGSGTAAQIEAQLAERLAAYKRPRLIHVVDQLPRTATGKLVRDRAALSGAGGSPQTPTVHERSDRKGTTSDVH